A part of Pseudomonas lutea genomic DNA contains:
- the arfB gene encoding alternative ribosome rescue aminoacyl-tRNA hydrolase ArfB, producing the protein MLIISNNIHLPDSDVELTAIRAQGAGGQNVNKVSSAVHLRFDINASSLPPFYKERLLALRDSRITSEGVVVIKAQQYRTQEQNRADALERLSEIIISAGKVEKKRRPTKPTLGSKTRRLESKTKRGSIKAGRGKVDF; encoded by the coding sequence ATGCTGATCATTTCCAACAACATCCACTTGCCGGACAGCGACGTCGAGCTGACCGCCATCCGTGCTCAGGGTGCGGGTGGTCAGAACGTCAACAAAGTCTCCAGCGCCGTGCACCTGCGGTTCGACATCAATGCCTCGTCGCTGCCGCCGTTCTACAAGGAACGTCTGCTGGCGCTGCGCGACAGTCGTATCACCAGCGAGGGCGTGGTCGTCATCAAGGCGCAACAATACCGGACCCAGGAACAGAACCGAGCCGATGCGCTGGAACGGTTGAGCGAGATCATTATCAGCGCCGGCAAGGTCGAGAAGAAGCGCCGACCGACCAAGCCCACCCTGGGCTCGAAGACGCGCCGGCTGGAGTCGAAAACCAAACGCGGGTCGATCAAGGCAGGGCGAGGCAAGGTCGATTTTTGA
- a CDS encoding DUF2790 domain-containing protein, with translation MKAALVVMALCGFSAMAMAEESGAKVAAQQQRVEEYKYGTKLDIAKVISVDEVPNVCRVVPQHMTYDDSHGKRHVLEYQVMGNGCSNG, from the coding sequence ATGAAAGCTGCACTGGTTGTAATGGCTCTTTGTGGTTTCAGCGCCATGGCAATGGCAGAAGAATCTGGCGCAAAAGTAGCCGCTCAACAACAGCGCGTCGAGGAATACAAATACGGCACCAAACTTGATATTGCCAAAGTCATATCGGTGGACGAAGTACCCAACGTCTGCAGGGTGGTGCCGCAGCATATGACTTACGACGACTCGCACGGCAAACGCCATGTGCTTGAGTATCAGGTCATGGGCAATGGTTGCAGCAACGGCTGA
- a CDS encoding 4a-hydroxytetrahydrobiopterin dehydratase, whose protein sequence is MTALNQSQCEACRADAPQVSEAELPDLLRQIPDWNIEVRDGVMQLEKVFLFKNFKFALAFTNAVGEIAEAEGHHPGLLTEWGKVTVTWWSHSIKGLHRNDFIMASRTDEVAKGAEGRK, encoded by the coding sequence ATGACCGCTCTCAACCAATCCCAGTGCGAAGCCTGCCGCGCCGATGCCCCTCAAGTCAGCGAGGCCGAGCTGCCCGACCTGCTAAGACAGATCCCAGACTGGAACATCGAGGTGCGTGACGGCGTCATGCAGCTGGAAAAAGTCTTTCTGTTCAAGAATTTCAAATTTGCGCTGGCGTTTACCAACGCGGTCGGCGAAATTGCCGAGGCCGAAGGTCACCACCCAGGTCTGCTGACCGAATGGGGCAAGGTGACCGTGACCTGGTGGAGCCACTCGATCAAGGGGCTGCACCGCAATGACTTCATCATGGCCTCCCGCACAGACGAGGTGGCCAAAGGCGCCGAGGGCCGTAAGTAA
- a CDS encoding leucyl aminopeptidase (aminopeptidase T), which produces MDNSSAIEHFLYYLQRHPAVTGMTTPQVLLAHTPEYRRIIDGIIESSTARDCFRFNTLPLDSSPVGELAEAITDSDLFVLFYDASTLPNPRAEGPPFIRQLQEVMSAQWKKSLLFKDYGDYFYDAFSIEPERIAQLNAALIDTMNQGETLSFSDDHGSYFEAPLRELKKWTNINGVGNYDLAPGEIATHSESINGHVRFLGTFLSTIPFARKYGIIESPLELWIENSVVTRIATDVPGLEHDFNKYLDANPSNRRIEELGIGTNEGVSQLYARNAGFEERHCGLHLGLGGGAKGSHHMDLIFNSGSLAVDKRVVFDGTAYVV; this is translated from the coding sequence ATGGATAACAGCAGCGCAATCGAACATTTCCTGTATTACCTGCAACGCCACCCCGCCGTTACCGGCATGACCACTCCCCAGGTACTTTTGGCCCACACCCCGGAATACCGCCGCATCATCGATGGCATTATTGAAAGCTCGACGGCGCGGGATTGCTTTCGCTTCAACACCCTGCCGCTGGACTCCTCCCCGGTCGGTGAACTGGCAGAGGCAATCACCGATTCTGACCTTTTCGTCCTGTTCTACGACGCCTCAACTCTGCCCAATCCTCGGGCGGAGGGGCCGCCGTTCATACGCCAGTTGCAGGAAGTGATGTCGGCCCAGTGGAAGAAATCCCTGCTGTTCAAAGATTACGGCGACTATTTCTACGATGCTTTCAGCATTGAGCCCGAGCGCATCGCGCAGCTGAATGCGGCGCTGATCGACACCATGAACCAAGGCGAGACCCTCAGCTTCAGCGACGATCACGGCTCGTACTTCGAGGCCCCGCTGCGCGAGCTAAAGAAGTGGACCAATATCAACGGCGTTGGCAACTACGACCTGGCACCCGGCGAGATTGCCACCCACAGCGAATCCATCAACGGTCATGTGCGGTTTCTTGGCACGTTTCTCAGCACCATCCCTTTTGCGCGCAAATACGGGATTATCGAATCACCACTGGAATTGTGGATCGAGAACTCCGTTGTGACCCGCATCGCCACCGACGTACCGGGGCTGGAGCACGACTTCAATAAATATCTGGACGCCAATCCCTCGAACCGGCGTATCGAGGAGTTGGGGATCGGCACCAACGAAGGCGTCAGTCAGCTGTACGCGCGCAACGCAGGTTTCGAAGAGCGCCATTGCGGGTTGCATCTAGGCTTGGGCGGCGGCGCCAAGGGCAGTCACCACATGGACCTGATCTTCAACAGCGGATCACTGGCCGTGGACAAGCGCGTGGTGTTCGACGGGACCGCTTACGTCGTCTGA
- a CDS encoding MFS transporter — protein MPDASSAVPQRPMAVTLQVVSIVLFTFIGYLNIGIPLAVLPGYVHTDLGFGAVAAGLVISVQYLATLLSRPYAGRIIDTRGPKKAVIVGLFGCGLSGVFMLLADWLDAWPMVSLISLFIGRLVLGSAESLVGSGSIGWGIGRVGAANTAKVISWNGIASYGALAIGAPLGVLLVNALGLWSMGVSIMLLAALGISLAWKKTPAPLVHGERLPFLHVLGRVLPHGTGLALGSIGFGTIATFITLYYASHSWPNAVLCLSLFGACFIGARLLFGNLINRLGGFRVAIVCLSVETLGLLLLWLAPNPNLALAGAALTGFGFSLVFPALGVEAVNLVPPASRGAAVGAYSLFIDLSLGITGPVAGAVAAGFGFASIFLFAALAAVSGLGLSVYLHKQAKAMREKPAAV, from the coding sequence ATGCCAGACGCTTCGAGCGCTGTCCCTCAACGTCCTATGGCCGTCACGCTGCAGGTTGTTTCCATCGTCCTGTTCACCTTCATCGGGTACCTGAATATCGGCATCCCGCTTGCCGTATTGCCAGGCTATGTCCACACCGATCTCGGTTTCGGCGCGGTGGCCGCCGGACTGGTCATCAGCGTCCAATACCTTGCGACGCTCCTCAGCCGTCCGTATGCCGGTCGCATCATCGACACCCGCGGCCCGAAAAAAGCGGTGATCGTCGGCCTGTTCGGCTGCGGCTTGAGTGGGGTGTTCATGCTCCTCGCCGACTGGCTCGACGCATGGCCAATGGTCAGCCTGATCAGCCTGTTCATCGGTCGTCTAGTGCTTGGCAGTGCAGAAAGCCTGGTCGGATCGGGGTCCATCGGTTGGGGCATTGGCAGAGTGGGCGCTGCCAATACCGCAAAAGTGATTTCCTGGAATGGCATCGCCAGCTACGGCGCGCTGGCCATTGGTGCTCCGCTGGGCGTGCTGCTGGTCAACGCGCTGGGGCTGTGGAGCATGGGGGTCAGCATCATGCTGCTGGCCGCGCTGGGCATTTCCCTGGCCTGGAAGAAAACCCCTGCACCGCTAGTCCACGGCGAGCGGCTGCCGTTCCTGCACGTACTCGGCCGTGTGCTACCCCATGGCACTGGGCTGGCGCTGGGCTCCATCGGTTTTGGCACCATCGCAACGTTCATTACGCTGTATTACGCCAGCCATTCCTGGCCCAACGCGGTGCTGTGCCTGAGCCTGTTCGGTGCGTGCTTTATCGGCGCGCGGTTGCTGTTTGGCAACCTGATCAATCGCCTCGGCGGCTTCCGCGTCGCGATCGTCTGCCTGTCGGTAGAGACGCTGGGCCTGCTGTTGCTGTGGCTGGCGCCCAACCCGAACCTGGCCCTGGCGGGTGCCGCACTGACCGGCTTCGGGTTCTCCTTGGTGTTCCCGGCCCTGGGCGTCGAAGCGGTCAACTTGGTGCCGCCGGCGAGTCGCGGTGCGGCGGTGGGCGCGTACTCGCTGTTTATCGACTTGTCGCTGGGCATCACGGGGCCCGTGGCGGGCGCTGTCGCCGCAGGATTCGGCTTTGCGTCAATCTTCCTGTTTGCGGCCCTCGCCGCGGTGAGCGGACTTGGACTGAGCGTGTATCTGCACAAACAGGCCAAGGCGATGCGCGAAAAACCTGCCGCAGTTTGA
- the acs gene encoding acetate--CoA ligase, with protein sequence MSAASLYPVRPEVAATTLTDEATYKAMYQQSVVNPDGFWREQAQRLDWIKPFTTVKQTSFDDHRVDIKWFADGTLNVSYNCLDRHLAERGDSIAIIWEGDDPSESRNITYRELHEEVCKFANALRGQDVHRGDVVTIYMPMIPEAVVAMLACARIGAIHSVVFGGFSPEALAGRIIDCKSKVVITADEGLRGGKKTAMKANVDRALTNPETASVQKVIVCKRTGGDIEWNRHRDIWYHSLLDVASSTCAPKEMGAEESLFILYTSGSTGKPKGVLHTTAGYLLYAALTHERVFDYRPGEVYWCTADVGWVTGHSYIVYGPLANGATTLLFEGVPNYPDITRVSKIVDKHKVNILYTAPTAIRAMMAEGTKAVDGADGSSLRLLGSVGEPINPEAWNWYYNTVGNKNCPIVDTWWQTETGGILISPLPGAIALKPGSATRPFFGVIPALVDNLGNLIEGAAEGNLVILDSWPGQSRSLYGDHDRFVDTYFKTFRGMYFTGDGARRDEDGYYWITGRVDDVLNVSGHRMGTAEIESAMVAHPKVAEAAVVGVPHDLKGQGIYVYVTLNGGEVPDEALRIELRNWVRKEIGPIASPDVIQWAPGLPKTRSGKIMRRILRKIATGEYDALGDISTLADPGVVAHLVETHKTMNVA encoded by the coding sequence ATGAGTGCGGCTTCCCTGTACCCCGTCCGCCCTGAAGTGGCAGCCACGACGCTGACTGACGAGGCGACCTACAAGGCGATGTACCAGCAGTCGGTGGTCAATCCCGATGGCTTCTGGCGCGAGCAAGCCCAACGCCTTGACTGGATCAAGCCTTTTACTACCGTCAAACAGACCTCCTTCGACGACCACCGCGTCGATATCAAATGGTTCGCCGACGGCACTTTGAACGTTTCCTACAACTGTCTCGACCGCCATCTGGCCGAGCGCGGTGATTCGATCGCCATCATCTGGGAAGGCGACGACCCTTCCGAGAGCCGCAATATTACCTACCGCGAACTGCATGAAGAAGTCTGCAAGTTCGCCAACGCATTGCGCGGCCAGGATGTCCATCGCGGCGACGTGGTGACCATCTACATGCCAATGATCCCCGAAGCCGTGGTCGCCATGCTGGCCTGCGCGCGGATCGGTGCGATTCATTCGGTGGTGTTCGGCGGCTTCTCGCCTGAAGCACTGGCCGGTCGCATCATCGACTGCAAATCGAAAGTGGTGATCACCGCTGACGAAGGCCTGCGTGGCGGCAAGAAAACCGCGATGAAGGCCAACGTCGACCGGGCGCTGACCAACCCGGAAACTGCCAGCGTGCAGAAGGTCATCGTGTGCAAGCGCACCGGTGGCGATATCGAATGGAACCGTCACCGCGACATCTGGTACCACTCGCTGCTGGACGTGGCCTCCAGCACTTGCGCGCCGAAGGAAATGGGCGCCGAAGAGTCGCTGTTCATCCTTTACACCTCCGGCTCCACCGGCAAGCCCAAGGGCGTGTTGCACACCACCGCAGGCTATTTGTTGTATGCCGCCCTGACCCATGAGCGGGTGTTCGACTACCGCCCGGGTGAAGTTTACTGGTGCACCGCTGACGTCGGCTGGGTCACCGGCCATAGCTACATCGTCTACGGGCCACTGGCCAATGGCGCGACCACGCTGCTGTTCGAGGGCGTTCCGAACTACCCGGACATCACCCGCGTGTCGAAAATAGTCGACAAGCACAAGGTCAATATTCTCTACACCGCGCCAACCGCCATCCGCGCAATGATGGCCGAAGGCACCAAGGCTGTGGATGGCGCAGACGGCTCGAGCCTGCGCCTGCTGGGTTCGGTGGGCGAGCCGATCAACCCGGAAGCCTGGAACTGGTACTACAACACCGTTGGCAACAAGAATTGCCCGATCGTCGACACCTGGTGGCAAACCGAAACCGGCGGCATCCTTATCAGCCCGTTGCCGGGGGCCATTGCCCTCAAGCCGGGCTCGGCTACGCGTCCGTTCTTTGGCGTGATTCCGGCGCTGGTGGATAACCTCGGCAATCTGATCGAAGGCGCGGCCGAAGGCAATCTGGTGATTCTTGACTCCTGGCCGGGTCAGTCGCGCAGTCTGTACGGCGATCACGACCGTTTCGTCGACACTTACTTCAAGACGTTCCGTGGCATGTACTTCACCGGTGACGGCGCCCGTCGCGATGAAGACGGCTATTACTGGATCACCGGTCGCGTCGACGACGTGCTTAACGTGTCCGGTCACCGCATGGGCACCGCCGAGATCGAAAGTGCCATGGTTGCTCACCCTAAAGTTGCCGAAGCGGCGGTAGTGGGCGTGCCGCACGACTTGAAAGGGCAGGGCATCTACGTCTACGTCACGCTCAATGGCGGGGAAGTGCCGGACGAGGCGCTGCGTATCGAGCTGCGCAACTGGGTGCGCAAGGAAATCGGTCCAATTGCTTCGCCGGATGTCATTCAATGGGCGCCGGGTTTGCCGAAGACGCGTTCCGGCAAAATCATGCGCCGGATTCTGCGCAAGATTGCGACCGGGGAGTACGACGCGCTGGGCGATATTTCCACGCTGGCCGACCCGGGTGTGGTTGCGCATCTGGTGGAGACCCACAAGACCATGAACGTCGCCTGA
- a CDS encoding sigma-54-dependent phenylalanine hydroxylase transcriptional regulator PhhR, whose product MRIKVHCQNRVGILRDILELLVAYGVNVSGGEVGGEHGDAIYLRCPNLINLQFQALVPKFETVAGVFGVKRVGLMPSERRHMELNALLGALEFPVLSIDMGGSIVAANRAAAQLLGVRVDEVPGIPLSRYAEDFDLPQLVRANRSRINGLRVKVKGDIFLADIAPLQSEHEDSEAMAGAVLTLHRADRVGEHIYNVRKQELRGFDSIFQSSRVMAAVVREARRMAPLDAPLLIEGETGTGKELLARACHLASPRGQSPMMALNCAGFSESMAETELFGYGPGAFEGARAEGKLGLLELTSGGTLFLDGVAEMSARLQAKLLRYLQEGCFRRVGSDEEVYLDVRIICATQVDLSELCARGEFRQDLYHRLNVLSLHIPPLRECLDGLAPLVEHFVDQASRQIGCALPRLTPDAMARLSQYHWPGNVRQLENVLFQAVSLCDGKWVKPEHIRLPDYGVRQPLGDFSLEGGLDDMVGRVEKAVLEQLYAAHPSSRLLGKRLGVSHTTVANKLKQYGIGQRQ is encoded by the coding sequence ATGCGTATCAAAGTCCATTGCCAGAACCGAGTTGGCATCCTGCGGGACATTCTTGAACTGCTGGTGGCCTACGGCGTGAACGTCTCCGGCGGTGAAGTAGGAGGCGAGCATGGCGATGCCATTTATCTGCGCTGCCCGAATCTGATCAATCTGCAGTTTCAGGCGCTAGTGCCAAAATTCGAGACCGTTGCCGGCGTGTTCGGCGTCAAGCGTGTGGGATTGATGCCCAGCGAGCGTCGGCACATGGAGCTGAATGCCTTGCTGGGAGCGTTGGAATTCCCTGTGTTGTCCATCGACATGGGCGGCTCGATCGTGGCCGCGAACCGCGCCGCCGCTCAGTTGCTCGGCGTGCGGGTCGATGAGGTTCCAGGCATTCCGCTTTCACGTTACGCCGAAGATTTTGATCTGCCGCAGTTGGTGCGCGCCAATCGCTCGCGCATTAACGGTCTGCGCGTGAAGGTGAAAGGCGACATCTTTCTCGCGGACATCGCCCCTTTGCAATCAGAGCATGAGGACAGCGAAGCCATGGCTGGCGCGGTGCTGACGCTGCACCGTGCAGATCGCGTTGGCGAGCACATCTATAACGTGCGCAAGCAGGAACTGCGGGGCTTTGACAGCATCTTTCAGAGCTCCAGGGTGATGGCGGCGGTGGTCAGGGAAGCGCGACGCATGGCGCCACTGGACGCGCCATTGTTGATCGAAGGCGAAACTGGTACGGGGAAGGAGTTGCTTGCGCGGGCCTGCCACTTGGCGAGCCCGCGCGGTCAGTCGCCCATGATGGCGCTCAATTGCGCCGGTTTTTCCGAGTCCATGGCCGAGACAGAGCTGTTTGGCTACGGCCCCGGCGCATTCGAAGGGGCACGCGCGGAAGGCAAGCTGGGTTTGCTCGAACTGACGTCGGGCGGGACCTTGTTTCTCGACGGCGTAGCGGAAATGAGCGCGCGATTGCAGGCAAAATTGCTGCGCTATTTGCAGGAGGGTTGCTTTCGGCGTGTAGGCAGCGATGAAGAGGTGTACCTGGACGTGCGGATCATCTGCGCGACCCAAGTGGACCTGTCGGAACTCTGCGCCCGAGGCGAGTTTCGTCAGGACCTTTACCACCGGTTGAACGTCCTCTCGCTGCACATTCCGCCTTTGAGGGAATGCCTGGATGGCCTCGCGCCGCTGGTGGAACACTTCGTTGATCAGGCCAGTCGGCAGATCGGGTGCGCGTTACCCAGACTGACGCCGGATGCGATGGCGCGCCTTAGCCAATACCACTGGCCTGGCAATGTGCGGCAACTGGAAAACGTATTGTTCCAGGCTGTTTCATTGTGTGACGGTAAGTGGGTAAAGCCTGAGCATATTCGTCTGCCCGATTACGGCGTTAGGCAGCCCCTGGGAGATTTCTCACTTGAAGGCGGATTGGACGATATGGTGGGACGGGTCGAGAAGGCGGTGCTCGAACAGTTATATGCAGCGCACCCAAGCAGTCGCCTATTGGGGAAGCGATTGGGTGTTTCCCATACAACGGTCGCCAACAAGTTAAAGCAGTACGGAATTGGCCAGCGACAGTGA
- the phhA gene encoding phenylalanine 4-monooxygenase produces MSTHYVAREPDATGFIDYPEAEHQVWNTLITRQLKVVEGRACQEYLDGIDQLALPHDRIPQLGEINRVLGATTGWQVERVPALIPFQTFFELLASKRFPVATFIRSQEELDYLQEPDIFHEVFGHCPLLTNPWFAEFTHTYGKLGLAASKEQRVYLARLYWMTIEFGLVDTPQGRKIYGGGILSSPKETVYSVSSTPEHQPFDPIEAMRTPYRIDILQPLYFVLPDLKRLFDLAQEDIMGMTRTACEKGLHAPKFPAKTKAA; encoded by the coding sequence ATGAGTACGCATTACGTCGCCCGCGAGCCGGACGCCACCGGGTTTATTGACTACCCCGAGGCCGAGCACCAGGTCTGGAACACGCTGATCACGCGGCAACTGAAGGTTGTCGAAGGGCGCGCCTGCCAGGAGTACCTGGATGGAATCGATCAGCTCGCGTTGCCTCACGACCGCATCCCGCAACTGGGCGAGATCAATCGCGTTCTCGGTGCCACTACGGGCTGGCAAGTGGAGCGCGTACCCGCGTTGATCCCCTTTCAGACATTCTTCGAACTGCTGGCGAGCAAGCGATTTCCCGTCGCGACCTTCATTCGTAGCCAGGAAGAGCTCGACTATCTGCAAGAGCCCGACATCTTTCATGAGGTTTTCGGACACTGCCCGTTGCTGACCAACCCCTGGTTTGCAGAATTTACCCACACTTACGGCAAGCTCGGTCTGGCAGCCAGCAAAGAGCAGCGGGTGTATCTTGCCCGCCTCTACTGGATGACCATCGAGTTTGGACTGGTCGACACACCGCAGGGGCGCAAAATCTATGGTGGTGGCATCCTTTCCTCGCCCAAGGAAACGGTGTACAGCGTGTCATCAACCCCCGAGCATCAGCCGTTCGACCCCATTGAAGCCATGCGTACGCCTTACCGAATCGACATTTTGCAGCCGCTTTATTTTGTGCTGCCTGACCTCAAGCGTCTCTTCGACCTCGCGCAGGAAGACATCATGGGCATGACCCGTACGGCCTGCGAAAAAGGCCTGCACGCACCGAAGTTTCCCGCCAAGACAAAAGCCGCCTGA
- a CDS encoding amino acid permease, whose translation MSEHMSHSGDLKRGLKNRHIQLIALGGAIGTGLFLGSAGVLKSAGPSMILGYAVCGFIAFMIMRQLGEMIVEEPVAGSFSHFAHTYWGGFAGFLSGWNCWVLYILVGMSELTAVGKYVQYWWPEIPAWASAAVFFVMINVINLANVKVFGEAEFWFAIIKVVAILGMIALGSYLLVSGEGGPQASVSNLWDRGGFFPHGVSGLVMALAFIMFSFGGLEMLGFTAAEADQPRTIIPKAINQVIYRILIFYIGSLVVLLSLTPWDALLVDLNASGDAYSGSPFVHVFSMLGSTTAAHILNFVVLTAALSVYNSGTYCNARMLFGMAEQGDAPQALARVDGRGVPVRAILVSAAVTLIAVLLNYLMPQGALELLMSLVVATLVINWAMISYSHLKFRQHLTRIGQRPLFKALWYPFGNYLCLAFVALILVIMLLIPGIRVSVYAIPVWVAVMWAFYVVKNKRLARSESMAQRTSIIK comes from the coding sequence ATGAGTGAACACATGTCCCATTCGGGCGACTTGAAGCGGGGTCTGAAAAACCGCCACATCCAGCTGATCGCCCTCGGTGGCGCGATCGGTACGGGCCTGTTCCTGGGTTCGGCAGGGGTCCTGAAATCTGCCGGCCCGTCGATGATCCTTGGCTACGCCGTGTGCGGCTTCATCGCTTTCATGATCATGCGCCAGTTGGGCGAGATGATTGTCGAAGAGCCGGTGGCCGGGTCGTTCAGCCACTTTGCGCACACCTACTGGGGCGGGTTTGCCGGGTTTCTGTCTGGCTGGAATTGCTGGGTCCTTTACATTCTGGTCGGCATGTCCGAACTGACCGCCGTGGGCAAATACGTCCAGTACTGGTGGCCGGAGATCCCTGCGTGGGCTTCGGCTGCGGTCTTCTTCGTGATGATCAACGTCATTAATCTTGCCAACGTGAAGGTGTTTGGCGAGGCCGAGTTCTGGTTCGCGATCATCAAGGTGGTGGCCATTCTGGGGATGATTGCGCTGGGCAGTTATCTGCTGGTGAGCGGCGAGGGCGGCCCGCAGGCCTCCGTCAGCAACCTGTGGGACCGGGGCGGTTTCTTCCCCCACGGCGTGAGCGGATTGGTGATGGCGCTGGCGTTTATCATGTTCTCCTTCGGCGGCCTGGAAATGCTCGGCTTTACCGCAGCGGAAGCCGATCAGCCGCGGACCATCATTCCGAAGGCAATCAATCAGGTCATCTACCGGATCCTGATTTTTTACATTGGCTCTCTGGTAGTGCTGCTGTCGCTGACACCCTGGGACGCGTTGCTTGTAGACCTCAATGCTTCCGGCGACGCCTACAGCGGCAGCCCTTTTGTGCATGTGTTCTCGATGCTCGGCAGCACCACAGCGGCGCACATCCTCAACTTTGTGGTTTTGACGGCAGCCCTGTCGGTGTACAACAGCGGCACCTATTGCAATGCGCGCATGCTGTTTGGCATGGCCGAGCAGGGCGATGCGCCGCAAGCGCTGGCGCGGGTTGACGGTCGGGGTGTTCCGGTGCGGGCGATCCTGGTCTCGGCGGCTGTGACGCTGATTGCGGTCCTGCTCAACTACCTGATGCCGCAGGGCGCGCTGGAGTTGCTCATGTCGCTGGTGGTCGCCACCCTGGTGATCAATTGGGCAATGATCAGCTATTCCCACCTCAAATTCCGTCAGCACCTGACCCGCATCGGTCAGCGCCCCCTGTTCAAAGCGCTGTGGTACCCCTTTGGGAACTACCTCTGCCTGGCGTTCGTGGCACTGATCTTGGTCATCATGCTGTTGATTCCGGGCATCCGTGTCTCGGTCTACGCCATTCCGGTATGGGTGGCGGTGATGTGGGCGTTTTACGTGGTCAAGAACAAACGCCTGGCCCGGAGCGAGTCGATGGCCCAGCGCACCTCGATCATCAAATAA
- a CDS encoding amino acid aminotransferase, giving the protein MHFSQIQRVPDDPILGLIQAYAKDPNPNKFDLGVGVYKDAQGLTTIPRAVKLAEQRLVDSQPTKSYIGGHGEPRFGTLICELVMGGDSPLIASKRVGATQTPGGTGALRLSADFIANCLPGKGVWLSDPTWPIHETIYAAAGLKVSHYPYVGSDNTLNVPAMLETLNTIPEGDVVLLHACCHNPTGFDLSQDDWHAVLEIVKQRNLLPLIDFAYQGFGDGLEEDAWAVRLFAAALPELLITSSCSKNFGLYRERTGALLVCADTPEKLLDVRSQLSATARNLWSNPPDHGAAVVAEILGDPELKALWAEEVEAMRSRIAQLRVGLVDALTPLGLGERFAHIAVQRGMFSYTGMNDHQVDRLRNEHSVYMVAAGRANIAGIDAKRLDELAAAFAAVCQD; this is encoded by the coding sequence ATGCATTTCTCACAGATTCAGCGCGTACCGGACGATCCCATCCTGGGCCTGATCCAGGCTTATGCCAAAGACCCGAACCCGAACAAGTTCGATCTGGGCGTTGGGGTCTATAAAGACGCGCAGGGCCTGACGACCATTCCGCGCGCAGTGAAACTCGCCGAGCAGCGCCTGGTGGACTCGCAGCCCACCAAAAGTTACATCGGCGGGCATGGCGAACCGCGTTTCGGCACGCTGATCTGTGAGCTGGTCATGGGAGGCGATTCGCCCCTGATAGCGAGCAAACGTGTCGGCGCCACGCAAACACCCGGCGGTACCGGCGCGCTGCGACTGAGCGCAGATTTCATTGCCAATTGCCTCCCCGGCAAAGGCGTCTGGCTGAGCGATCCGACCTGGCCGATCCACGAAACCATCTATGCCGCTGCCGGCCTGAAGGTCAGTCACTATCCTTACGTGGGCAGCGACAACACGCTCAACGTGCCAGCCATGCTGGAGACGCTGAACACCATCCCCGAAGGCGACGTCGTGCTGCTGCATGCGTGTTGCCACAACCCTACGGGTTTTGACCTCTCCCAGGATGACTGGCATGCGGTGCTTGAGATCGTCAAACAACGCAACCTGCTGCCGTTGATTGACTTCGCGTACCAGGGCTTTGGCGATGGTCTGGAGGAAGACGCATGGGCGGTGAGGCTGTTTGCCGCGGCGCTGCCCGAGCTGCTGATCACCAGCTCGTGCTCGAAGAATTTCGGCCTTTATCGTGAGCGCACGGGCGCGTTGCTGGTCTGCGCAGACACCCCGGAAAAGCTGCTTGATGTACGCAGCCAACTGTCAGCCACGGCCCGTAATCTGTGGTCCAACCCGCCGGATCATGGCGCTGCGGTGGTCGCCGAAATCCTGGGTGATCCCGAGTTGAAAGCGCTGTGGGCCGAAGAGGTCGAAGCCATGCGCAGCCGTATAGCACAGCTGCGCGTGGGCCTTGTCGACGCGCTGACCCCGCTGGGCCTGGGCGAACGCTTCGCTCACATTGCCGTGCAACGCGGAATGTTTTCCTACACTGGCATGAACGACCACCAAGTGGATCGCCTGCGCAACGAGCATAGCGTGTACATGGTGGCGGCCGGGCGAGCCAACATTGCAGGCATCGACGCAAAGCGGCTGGACGAACTGGCGGCGGCGTTTGCTGCGGTGTGTCAGGACTGA